CCACGACTTTTCACCCCCCACTTGCAAATACTTCATAATGTCGGAAAAGAAAAAAGAAAAGCGTGGCACGAGCACCATCGCATTAAACAAAAAGGCACGGCACGATTATTTTATCGAGGATCGCTTTGAAGCCGGGCTTGCACTGGAGGGATGGGAAGTCAAGGCGCTCCGAGCAGGACGCGTGCAATTACGTGATGGCTACGTTCTGCTGAAGGACGGTGAGGCTTGGCTGATCGGCGCACTGATTACGCCGCTACCCAGCGCCGCAACCCATACGCATCCCGATCCCCGGCGTACCCGAAAGCTGCTACTGCAGCGCAAAGAGATCGCAAGACTGATCGGTGCGGTAGACCGCAAAGGCTACACCGTTGTGCCGACCGCCATGTATTGGAAAGGTGGCCGGGCAAAGCTCGAGATTGGGCTCGCGAAAGGGAAAAAAGCCTACGACAAACGCGCCGCCATTAAGGAGCGGGAATGGGAGCGCCAGAAGCAACGGCTCCTCAAATACTCATAGCGTGAGTTCCCGAGACACAGGACCGTGGCTCAAAAAATCCCGGTAGCTCAGCAACTTATCATCATTTATACTATCTTATATGCAAGGGGGCGACTGGCTTCGACGTGGGTCACGAAACCCAAGGTGCATGCCGAGGAGCAGACTACCTCGTTAATCCATCTGCAAACTTGATAGTTGCCAACGAAGACAACTACGCTCTAGCTGCTTAACCCAGCTAGCCTCTGACTGAGTCCGTGCTTGTGCGCTCAACTCGGGGGACGATTCTCGCAAGCTCGCGATGAAGCCGGCCCGAGGCAGATTCGTTAAAACCTTCCGGGATCGCCGTCTGTCTTTCCTGCCGCTCGGGTAGCAGGCGGTTAAATTAAAGAGCCGGCTAAGCATGTAGTGCCGAAGGCGTAGTACTTGCGGACGCGGGTTCGATTCCCGCCGCCTCCACCAAACTCTGTTTTTCCTGCCGATCGAGCTGTAACAGCTTGAAAGGCAGGGAAAACTTGGTGGTTCCAAAACCTTCGCTGACGGAGTACTCAATCGGTCCCGTAAACATCAGTGACTGAATGATTCGTCGTTGCTCTAAATTTCCGTTATTCCATAGTTGATGCGGCCGACCCAGGAAGTCGAAGACTCGTTGCAACGCGGTTCCAAATTCTTCGTCGCCTGGCGCGTTACGTTCCGCTGCTGCAGACTCCTGCCGCTTCTCTGACTCCAATGCGTCAATACGCGCCTCCAGGCGCTTCATGACAGATGCACTACTCGAGCTTACGAGTTGGTCCAAAAGGCGATCGATATTCGCGTCAATCGCTATACATGCCTGCCTCGCACTTTTTCTGCGGACGGCCAAGCTATTCTCTCGTTCTGCCCAGACCTCTTCAGTAACACGTTTCGCCAGCCTAACTACGCCGGGTTTTGGGCAAACGGACTGCAAAAAATGCGAAAAATCGGTTTCGAGGCGCTTTTTGGGGATGCTTTTCTTTTCTTCGGGGCAGAATTTCGTGTTGGGACAACGATAGTACGGATACTTTTTCGTCCTTCCTGTGCTCCATGACCCCGTCAGCGGCGTACCACAACCACCGCAGAGAACGTGGTTTCGCAAGGGGAAATCATGCGCGAGGTTGCTCTTGGTGGGCGCACGACGCCTCCCAGCAAGCCGTTTCTGGACCTTCTCAAATACTGCGCGAGAGATCAGAGGCTCATGATGACCCACCCGCTCGCAAATGCCCCAACGCTCGTATTCGATTGCACCCGCATAGATCCGCCTTGTAAGAATACGCTTTGCCTCCTCGACAGTCGGGATCATGGTCTTCATCGACCGATTCCGAAGACCACCATCCGCTAGGAAAGCCCTAGCATCCGATTGCGTCAGCAATTCGCCCGTGGAGAACTTGGTGAATAGTTCGGAAATTAGAATGGCATTCGGCTTATCAGGTACTAGCAACTTGCCGTGCCCCGAAATTTTCTTGTATCGATAGCCGCGTGGCGGTGCGAAAACCCAGTAACCAGCCTCTAGACGGGCCTTTTGCCTGGATATAACTCGCTCCCGATTCTTAAGTCGCTCAAATTCTCCGGTGGCGACAACGATCGTCTCAAAGTACTGACTTTCAGGGGTATCTTCAAAATTGAAGTTCACACACGCCAACTTGCTGCCCGCCCCCTGAATAGCGAGCTTAAGAGCCCGTGAGAGTGCGACGTCTCGTGCAAGCCTATTCAGATCGTCGATGATTACAACGTAACCACGCTTCCTTTCTTCGAGATAGCTAGTCAGCGCGTAGAAAGCAGGTCTGTGTTCCGTACCGCCAGAGATCGCCTCGTCTCGAAAGACGTTTTCTACGAATAGACCGTGCTCTTTCGCGTAGTCGCGGCACCTGGCTTCCTGGCCGTCCAGCCCGTGTCCGTGTCTCACTTGTTTGTCAGACGAGACACGGCAATAAATCACTGCTTTATTGAAAGCGTCCATCAATTGAGATCACCGCGAAACGAACCCATTTATTGCCGATTTGCACAGGTTGCAGACAGTTCCTTATTTAGCTTCAAGAATCGATTCTCGAGCGATACCTCGTAACGTTCATATAGGTCCATCACTCTTTCGATTTGCCCGGTAGTAATTGCCGGTTGATAACCCGGCGCAACGATTTCTCTTTCGCCAGGAAATTCAAATACAGGTTTTGATACCTCAGGATCATCGATTTGTAGCAAAAACTCGTTCACGGCAAACGACATCCGTCGCATCTGCAAGACGCAGAGCGCGATGCGCTCCACCAATACTTTCTGAACAAATCCCGCAGGCTCGTACTCCTCCGACAATTCGTCGCAGATAATTTTGTATGCAGGCAGCTCACCCTCCAAAATCCTATTCGACAGTCCGCCATGCTTGCAGGCATTCATTCGGGAAACCATCTTGCCGGGCACTGTCTTCACACCGCCCTTTTTCGCATTCCGACGATTCGCCTCTAGTTGTTTGGTAGACACTCGATCATTGCCGGTCATTTGTATCTACCTCCCTCGTCAGCTCATTCAAAATATTCGTCGCAATGGCAATCAACGTATTGCGAATCTGCTCAATCTCAGCGTCTGACAAATCGCAGTCACCGAGCAGCTTCCTGCATTCCTTCACATCTGGGCCCATACCGAACTCCGGGTATGAATCCAGCTCTGAGGATTTCAGTAGCCAGACGAATGGTTAT
This DNA window, taken from Gammaproteobacteria bacterium, encodes the following:
- the smpB gene encoding SsrA-binding protein SmpB, which produces MSEKKKEKRGTSTIALNKKARHDYFIEDRFEAGLALEGWEVKALRAGRVQLRDGYVLLKDGEAWLIGALITPLPSAATHTHPDPRRTRKLLLQRKEIARLIGAVDRKGYTVVPTAMYWKGGRAKLEIGLAKGKKAYDKRAAIKEREWERQKQRLLKYS